The Microbacterium forte sequence CCTATTCGGCCGTGAACTTCGGCCACCGGCATCCTGCGCTCGTCGCTGCTCTCACCGAGCAGCTCGGTCGGGTCACGCTCGTCAGCCGGGCGTTCCAGAGCGATCGGCTCGAGCCGTTCGCGGCGGCGCTCGCGAAGCTGGCAGGCAAAGACATGGTGCTGCCGATGAACACGGGCGCCGAAGCGGTCGAGACGGGCATCAAGGTCGCCCGAGCCTGGGGGTATCGCGTCAAGGGCACCGCGGACGGCCGGGCGCGGATCATCGTCGCCGCCGGGAACTTCCACGGCCGCACCACCACGATCGTCAGCTTCAGCGACGACGAGCAGGCGCGGGCGGACTTCGGTCCCTACACGCCGGGCTTCGACGTGGTCCCCTACGGGGATGCGGATGCCGTCGCCGCCGCGATCACCGACGACACCGCCGCCGTGCTGATCGAGCCGATCCAGGGTGAGGGCGGGGTGGTGATCCCGCCGGAGGGATACCTGCGCCGCATCCGCGAGATCTGCGACGAGAAGAACGTGCTGTTCATCGCAGATGAGATCCAGTCCGGACTCGGACGCGTCGGCGAGACCTTCGCGTGCGACCGCGAGGGTGTCGTGCCCGACCTGTACCTGCTGGGCAAGGCGCTGGGCGGCGGCATCCTGCCGGTGTCCGCTGTGGTGGGCGATGCCGACGTGCTCGGAGTCATCCGTCCGGGCGAGCACGGCTCGACCTTCGGAGGAAACCCGCTCGCCGCGGCCGTCGGGCTGCGGGTCGTCGAGATGCTCGAATCGGGGGAGTTCCAGGAGCGCGCTCGCGCACTCGGCGCTCACCTCGGAGCCGCTCTCGAACCGCTGAAGGGTCATGGCGTCACCGAGGTGCGCATCGCCGGCCTGTGGGCAGGCGTCGACATCGACCCCGCCAAGGGCACCGGGCGTGAGATCGCCGAGAAGCTGCTCGACCGTGGGGTGCTGGTGAAAGACACGCATGGGCAGAGCATCCGCATCGCGCCGCCGCTCGTCATCCGGGCGACCGAGCTCGACTGGGCGGTCGAGCAGCTGAAGCTGGTCCTCGGAGCCTGATTCCCCTGTCCGCCGGGCGACACGCCCGGCGGACAACCCGGATTTGCCGGAACCCCGGAACCCACGTAACTTATTACTTGTTCGCCCCACAGGGAAGCGGAGAGGCCGAGAGCTTCACCCCCCTCAAGCGGAGAACCACCTCCACTCGATCAGCTCCTCGGAGCAGATCGCAGACACACTTCTGTCTGACCTGGAGCTTCCACTACGGACAAGCGGTCGATTTGACAGCGAGTCCGGAACGGATAAGCTAGTGAAGTTGCCTCGGCGGCCTTGAGCCCCGAGCTGCAGATCTGGTTCTGAACATCACGGCGTGTCGATTTGACAGCCGGAAATGCGAAGATAAGATAGAGAAGTTGCCCTTCGGGCCTGGTTGTGATGACTGGGTCGTGGGAGCATCCGATCCTTGAGAACTCAACAGCGTGCACTTGTCAAATGCCAAATTATCCTCGTCTAGCTTCGGCTGGGTGAGAATTCCTTTGGATCAAAGACCAACCTCCTTGTGGGGTTGGCATTCGGATGAAGTCAGCAATGAATTTGTCTCTTTGGTCAGCATCAAACTCGCTGCGTCACCGTTTTCCCGGTGTCGTATGCATTTCTTTTTTACGGAGAGTTTGATCCTGGCTCAGGATGAACGCTGGCGGCGTGCTTAACACATGCAAGTCGAACGGTGAACATGGAGCTTGCTCTGTGGGATCAGTGGCGAACGGGTGAGTAACACGTGAGCAACCTACCCCTGACTCTGGGATAAGCGCTGGAAACGGCGTCTAATACTGGATACGAGTGGCGACCGCATGGTCAGCTACTGGAAAGATTTATTGGTTGGGGATGGGCTCGCGGCCTATCAGCTTGTTGGTGAGGTAATGGCTCACCAAGGCGTCGACGGGTAGCCGGCCTGAGAGGGTGACCGGCCACACTGGGACTGAGACACGGCCCAGACTCCTACGGGAGGCAGCAGTGGGGAATATTGCACAATGGGCGCAAGCCTGATGCAGCAACGCCGCGTGAGGGATGACGGCCTTCGGGTTGTAAACCTCTTTTAGCAGGGAAGAAGCGAAAGTGACGGTACCTGCAGAAAAAGCGCCGGCTAACTACGTGCCAGCAGCCGCGGTAATACGTAGGGCGCAAGCGTTATCCGGAATTATTGGGCGTAAAGAGCTCGTAGGCGGTTTGTCGCGTCTGCTGTGAAATCCGGAGGCTCAACCTCCGGCCTGCAGTGGGTACGGGCAGACTAGAGTGCGGTAGGGGAGATTGGAATTCCTGGTGTAGCGGTGGAATGCGCAGATATCAGGAGGAACACCGATGGCGAAGGCAGATCTCTGGGCCGTAACTGACGCTGAGGAGCGAAAGGGTGGGGAGCAAACAGGCTTAGATACCCTGGTAGTCCACCCCGTAAACGTTGGGAACTAGTTGTGGGGTCCATTCCACGGATTCCGTGACGCAGCTAACGCATTAAGTTCCCCGCCTGGGGAGTACGGCCGCAAGGCTAAAACTCAAAGGAATTGACGGGGACCCGCACAAGCGGCGGAGCATGCGGATTAATTCGATGCAACGCGAAGAACCTTACCAAGGCTTGACATATACGAGAACGGGCCAGAAATGGTCAACTCTTTGGACACTCGTAAACAGGTGGTGCATGGTTGTCGTCAGCTCGTGTCGTGAGATGTTGGGTTAAGTCCCGCAACGAGCGCAACCCTCGTTCTATGTTGCCAGCACGTAATGGTGGGAACTCATGGGATACTGCCGGGGTCAACTCGGAGGAAGGTGGGGATGACGTCAAATCATCATGCCCCTTATGTCTTGGGCTTCACGCATGCTACAATGGCCGGTACAAAGGGCTGCAATACCGCGAGGTGGAGCGAATCCCAAAAAGCCGGTCCCAGTTCGGATTGAGGTCTGCAACTCGACCTCATGAAGTCGGAGTCGCTAGTAATCGCAGATCAGCAACGCTGCGGTGAATACGTTCCCGGGTCTTGTACACACCGCCCGTCAAGTCATGAAAGTCGGTAACACCTGAAGCCGGTGGCCTAACCCTTGTGGAGGGAGCCGTCGAAGGTGGGATCGGTAATTAGGACTAAGTCGTAACAAGGTAGCCGTACCGGAAGGTGCGGCTGGATCACCTCCTTTCTAAGGAGCATCTGACTCTTCGGAGTCCAGAACCCAGATCGAGGACGTTCGTTTCTCGCTGGGAGCTCATGGGTGGAACATTTGACATGACATCAGCGCAGCTGAGTCTCGTGAGTACGCTGACCTTCGGGTTGGTTGGAAAGTGGGGCTTCGTGAGCGGGGTGTCTGCACGCTGTTGGGTCCTGAGGGACCGGATGCGATCTTCGGATCGTTTCTGTACCTCTGGGCCTCTTGTTGTTTCCCCTGTGGGGGAGGCGGGAAGGGGTACCGCCCGTACTTTGAGAACTACACAGTGGACGCGAGCATCTTGCAACTGATCTTTGATCGGTTGCACAAGATGATCTTAAAGATCATTAGTCAATTTCAAGCCAGGCCCTGTGCCTGGTGTCGATTCTGATTCAAACTCATGTGATTTATCAAGTCTTCAAGAGCAAACGGTGAATGCCTTGGCATCTGGAGCCGAAGAAGGACGTAGCAATCTGCGATAAGCCTCGGGGAACTGATAAGCAAGTTTTGATCCGAGGGTGTCCGAATGGGGAAACCCCGCTGGGCGGCGTGCCGACCTAGTGACTCCCGCCTGAATATATAGGGCGGGTAGAGGGAACGTGGGGAAGTGAAACATCTCAGTACCCACAGGAAGAGAAAGCAACCGCGATTCCGTTAGTAGTGGCGAGCGAAACCGGAACAGGCTAAACCTAGCGTGTGTGATAGCCGGCAGGCGTTGCACGTTGGGGGTTGTGGGACTTTTCAGTCATCTCTGCCGAGATGGCGGCGTTACAAGATGGTATAGACGAACGGTCTTGAAAGGCCGGTCATAGAGGGTGCCAACCCCGTAGTCGAAATGCCACCCTTGGCGCGAAGAGTATCCCAAGTAGCACGGGGCCCGTGAAATCCCGTGTGAATCTGTCAGGACCACCTGATAAGCCTAAATACTCCCAGATGACCGATAGCGGACAAGTACCGTGAGGGAAAGGTGAAAAGTACCCCGGGAGGGGAGTGAAATAGTACCTGAAACCGTTTGCTTACAAA is a genomic window containing:
- the rocD gene encoding ornithine--oxo-acid transaminase — protein: MTAVDAEVSAEPHVAHNYHPLPVNIARGDGAWVTDVEGKRYLDLLAAYSAVNFGHRHPALVAALTEQLGRVTLVSRAFQSDRLEPFAAALAKLAGKDMVLPMNTGAEAVETGIKVARAWGYRVKGTADGRARIIVAAGNFHGRTTTIVSFSDDEQARADFGPYTPGFDVVPYGDADAVAAAITDDTAAVLIEPIQGEGGVVIPPEGYLRRIREICDEKNVLFIADEIQSGLGRVGETFACDREGVVPDLYLLGKALGGGILPVSAVVGDADVLGVIRPGEHGSTFGGNPLAAAVGLRVVEMLESGEFQERARALGAHLGAALEPLKGHGVTEVRIAGLWAGVDIDPAKGTGREIAEKLLDRGVLVKDTHGQSIRIAPPLVIRATELDWAVEQLKLVLGA